In Microbacterium foliorum, the following proteins share a genomic window:
- a CDS encoding M15 family metallopeptidase, giving the protein MNTRTALRQRRLTAIIGVALLAAAITGSVVLIGQQSLASASVPPTVSPASLTEADGIIRDEGAVSVFDETPAVTNLDSDLLAAVRAAATAAERDGVRMHVNSGWRSAEYQQVLRQDAVVEYGSEEEAARWVATPENSEHVSGDAIDLGPLTAQDWLAQRGDEFGLCQIYANERWHFELRPAAVANGCPLMYDDPTADPRTQR; this is encoded by the coding sequence ATGAACACACGCACTGCCCTCAGACAGCGACGCCTCACCGCGATCATCGGTGTCGCCCTGCTCGCCGCGGCCATCACGGGCTCGGTCGTGCTGATCGGCCAGCAGTCGCTGGCCTCGGCATCCGTCCCTCCGACCGTCTCGCCTGCATCTCTCACCGAGGCCGACGGAATCATCCGCGATGAGGGCGCCGTGTCGGTGTTCGACGAGACGCCCGCCGTGACCAACCTCGACTCCGATCTGCTCGCTGCCGTGCGTGCCGCCGCTACTGCCGCCGAACGCGACGGCGTGCGCATGCATGTGAACAGCGGATGGCGGTCGGCCGAGTACCAGCAGGTGCTGCGGCAGGATGCCGTCGTCGAATACGGGTCTGAGGAGGAGGCCGCGCGCTGGGTCGCCACCCCTGAGAACTCGGAGCACGTGTCGGGGGATGCGATCGACCTCGGTCCGCTCACCGCACAGGACTGGTTGGCGCAGCGCGGCGATGAGTTCGGTCTCTGCCAGATCTACGCGAATGAGCGCTGGCACTTCGAACTGCGTCCGGCGGCCGTGGCGAACGGCTGCCCGCTGATGTACGACGACCCGACCGCCGACCCGAGGACTCAGCGATGA
- a CDS encoding FMN-dependent NADH-azoreductase: MSLFRLDASILPASSASRSLADLVEAEWTASHPDSTVTRRDLAADPVPATAWADAVTGGFVDEAQRTPAQNEARALATTFADELIGADALLFAVPLYNYGVSQHFKTWFDLAYTDPRIDPQGTALRGKPATLVTVLGGNYAPGTPKEGWDHSTGWLRRVLEDVWGLDLRIVERPFTLVGVNPALDAFADTARELKENAEQSARTYGRELAALRSDQVA; this comes from the coding sequence ATGTCCCTGTTCCGCCTGGATGCCAGCATCCTTCCCGCGTCGTCCGCCAGTCGTTCGCTCGCCGACCTCGTCGAAGCAGAGTGGACCGCGTCGCACCCGGACTCCACGGTCACCCGCCGCGATCTCGCCGCCGACCCCGTGCCCGCGACCGCCTGGGCGGATGCCGTGACCGGCGGCTTCGTCGACGAGGCGCAGCGCACTCCCGCTCAGAACGAGGCCCGCGCCCTCGCCACCACCTTCGCTGACGAGCTGATCGGCGCCGACGCGCTGCTGTTCGCCGTGCCTCTCTACAACTACGGCGTCTCGCAGCACTTCAAGACCTGGTTCGACCTGGCCTACACGGACCCGCGCATCGACCCGCAGGGCACCGCTCTTCGCGGCAAGCCCGCCACTCTCGTGACCGTGCTCGGCGGCAACTACGCGCCGGGAACCCCCAAGGAGGGCTGGGACCACTCCACCGGATGGCTGCGCCGCGTGCTCGAGGACGTCTGGGGCCTCGACCTGCGCATCGTCGAGCGGCCCTTCACCCTCGTGGGCGTCAATCCCGCGCTGGACGCCTTCGCCGACACCGCCCGCGAGCTCAAGGAGAACGCCGAGCAGTCGGCGCGCACCTACGGCCGCGAGCTCGCCGCACTCCGGAGCGACCAGGTCGCCTGA
- a CDS encoding response regulator transcription factor — translation MRVLIVEDEPYLAEAVRDGLRLEAIAADIAGDGDTALELLSINSYDLAVLDRDIPGPSGDDVARSIVASGSGIPILMLTAADRLDDKATGFEIGADDYLTKPFELRELVLRLRALDRRRQRVRPPVLEIAGLRLDPFRREVFRDGRYVALTRKQFAVLEVLIDAAGGVVSAEQLLERAWDENADPFTNAVRITVSSLRKRLGEPWLILTVPGVGYRIGTDADG, via the coding sequence GTGAGGGTGCTGATCGTCGAGGACGAGCCCTACCTCGCAGAGGCCGTGCGCGACGGACTGAGACTCGAGGCCATCGCCGCAGACATCGCCGGCGACGGGGACACGGCGCTCGAGCTGCTCAGCATCAACTCCTACGATCTGGCGGTACTCGACCGCGACATCCCCGGCCCGTCGGGAGACGACGTCGCCCGCTCGATCGTGGCGTCGGGCAGCGGCATCCCGATCCTCATGCTCACCGCGGCCGACCGTCTCGACGACAAGGCGACCGGGTTCGAGATCGGCGCAGACGACTACCTCACCAAACCCTTCGAGCTGCGCGAGCTCGTGCTGCGGCTGCGCGCGCTCGACCGTCGGCGCCAGCGTGTGCGGCCGCCCGTGCTCGAGATCGCGGGGCTGCGGCTCGATCCGTTCCGCCGCGAGGTGTTCCGCGATGGCAGATACGTCGCCCTCACCCGCAAGCAGTTCGCGGTGCTCGAGGTGCTCATCGATGCGGCCGGCGGAGTCGTGAGCGCCGAGCAGCTGCTCGAGCGGGCATGGGACGAGAACGCAGACCCGTTCACGAACGCCGTGCGCATCACCGTCTCGTCGCTGCGCAAGAGACTGGGTGAGCCCTGGCTGATCCTCACGGTGCCGGGCGTCGGCTACCGCATCGGGACGGATGCCGATGGCTGA
- a CDS encoding D-alanine--D-alanine ligase family protein, which translates to MRVLVIGGGQNAEHEVSLASAAAVAEALRVGGHDVSTVTISREGVWEVVGVSEGATAAHSLALAMPLIAATDVVFPAVHGALGEDGVLAALCALAGVRVVGSGPRAGAIGMDKWATKLVAEAAGLRTARGRLIDAADCGDFEFEGPVVVKPVSAGSSYGVSLVRSELELGSAMREAARFDRRILVEEVVHGREIDVAVIKQAGGVRWAAPPLEIHAAGLFDTGMKYDGSAQFTVPAQLSAAETTSLARAALTMFDALGCAGVARMDFFLTAEGPVLNEVNTMPGLTAASQVPRMFAAADVSYVALVSRLVRAAEVPGR; encoded by the coding sequence GTGAGAGTGCTGGTCATCGGAGGAGGTCAGAATGCCGAACACGAGGTCTCGCTCGCATCGGCGGCGGCGGTCGCAGAGGCATTGCGTGTCGGAGGACACGACGTCAGCACGGTGACGATCTCGCGCGAAGGCGTCTGGGAGGTGGTGGGCGTCTCGGAGGGTGCCACCGCCGCCCACTCTCTCGCTCTCGCAATGCCGCTCATAGCCGCCACGGATGTCGTATTCCCCGCGGTGCATGGAGCGCTGGGTGAAGACGGCGTGCTTGCTGCGCTGTGCGCACTCGCGGGGGTTCGCGTGGTCGGATCCGGTCCGCGGGCGGGGGCGATCGGGATGGACAAGTGGGCGACGAAGCTGGTCGCCGAGGCAGCGGGGCTGCGCACGGCCAGGGGACGTCTGATCGATGCGGCCGACTGCGGGGACTTCGAGTTCGAGGGCCCCGTGGTCGTGAAGCCGGTGTCGGCCGGATCGAGCTACGGTGTCTCGCTCGTGCGTTCGGAGCTGGAACTCGGGTCCGCGATGCGCGAAGCGGCGCGGTTCGACCGACGCATTCTCGTAGAGGAGGTCGTGCACGGGAGGGAGATCGACGTCGCCGTGATCAAGCAGGCCGGCGGAGTGCGCTGGGCGGCCCCGCCGCTCGAGATCCACGCCGCAGGGCTGTTCGACACCGGCATGAAGTATGACGGCAGTGCGCAGTTCACGGTGCCGGCGCAGCTCTCGGCTGCCGAGACGACGTCGCTCGCGCGGGCGGCGCTGACCATGTTCGACGCTCTCGGATGCGCAGGTGTCGCGAGGATGGACTTCTTCCTCACCGCCGAGGGGCCGGTGCTGAACGAGGTCAACACGATGCCGGGGTTGACCGCGGCATCCCAGGTGCCGCGGATGTTCGCGGCAGCCGACGTGTCGTACGTCGCGCTGGTGTCGCGCCTCGTGCGCGCCGCCGAGGTGCCGGGGCGGTGA
- the deoD gene encoding purine-nucleoside phosphorylase, whose amino-acid sequence MSTHIAAQPGQIAPIVLFPGDPLRAKWIAENFLDDAELYSETRGMLGYTGTWNGHRVSVQGSGMGQPSMAIYASELFEEYDVQTIVRVGSCGALTEKLKVRDIVIANGACTDSGINRVRFHGLDYAPVADFGLLRAAVEASEAEPLDAAVHVGLLFSSDQFYSTRPELTEPFVQHGALGVEMEAAGLYTLAAFHGRRALAICTVSDHIVTGEQTTAQEREQTFGDMIRIALRAATSV is encoded by the coding sequence ATGAGCACGCACATCGCCGCACAGCCCGGTCAGATCGCCCCCATCGTCCTGTTCCCTGGCGACCCGCTGCGCGCGAAGTGGATCGCCGAGAACTTCCTCGACGACGCCGAGCTGTACTCCGAGACCCGCGGGATGCTGGGCTACACCGGCACCTGGAACGGCCACCGCGTCTCGGTGCAGGGCTCGGGAATGGGTCAGCCCTCGATGGCGATCTATGCGAGCGAGCTGTTCGAGGAGTACGACGTGCAGACCATCGTGCGCGTCGGATCATGCGGAGCACTGACCGAGAAGCTCAAGGTGCGCGACATCGTCATCGCGAACGGCGCGTGCACCGATTCGGGGATCAACCGGGTGCGCTTCCACGGACTCGACTACGCACCCGTCGCCGACTTCGGCCTGCTGCGCGCCGCGGTCGAGGCGAGCGAGGCCGAGCCGCTCGACGCCGCCGTGCACGTGGGGCTGCTGTTCTCGAGCGACCAGTTCTACAGCACCCGCCCCGAGCTCACCGAGCCGTTCGTGCAGCACGGCGCACTCGGCGTCGAGATGGAGGCCGCCGGCCTGTACACCCTCGCTGCGTTCCACGGCCGCCGGGCCCTGGCCATCTGCACCGTGTCGGATCACATCGTCACGGGCGAGCAGACCACCGCCCAGGAGCGCGAGCAGACCTTCGGCGACATGATCCGCATCGCGCTGCGCGCCGCGACCTCGGTCTGA
- a CDS encoding winged helix-turn-helix transcriptional regulator translates to MAEIDEERHVCDAAVTLAFSVLGKRWNGMIVSSLGGGPSTFVSLRRAVSGISDTVLSDRLAELAEAGLVARAVDAGPPVTVSYSLTDSGRGLLPILDQLGSWASANLEIRAR, encoded by the coding sequence ATGGCCGAGATCGACGAAGAGCGTCACGTGTGCGACGCCGCCGTCACACTGGCCTTCAGCGTGCTCGGCAAACGCTGGAACGGCATGATCGTCTCGTCACTCGGCGGCGGCCCTTCGACCTTCGTCTCGCTGCGGCGCGCGGTCTCGGGCATCAGCGACACCGTGCTCTCCGACCGCCTGGCCGAACTCGCCGAGGCAGGGCTCGTCGCCCGCGCAGTCGACGCCGGCCCGCCGGTCACGGTCTCGTACTCGCTGACCGACAGCGGTCGCGGACTGCTGCCGATCCTCGACCAGCTCGGCAGCTGGGCGTCGGCGAACCTCGAGATACGCGCTCGATGA
- the alr gene encoding alanine racemase produces MTTALTTAHLTLSRMHAPTLRTLPDAIAANVERMRSATDARIMAVVKADGYGLGAVTVALAAIGAGAAWLGVTDAGDAAELRDAGIEVPILAWLNPAGVDVAQVVADRVDVAVGSVDELRQLITDASSLPGGRVRVHLHMDTGMSRGGVPLQDWAELLRVARSGRDRIEVVGVMGHLPDADAADPAMNAPAVLRMRHARDAVLRAGFGPLIVHLAATSGTLTDQATHFDMVRVGAGLVGIDPSETVSLQGAARLTASVVHSSVVPAGTPIGYGGAYVTERTTRLSVIGVGYADGIPRELAPGAAVAIDGIRCPIVGRVSMDQIVVDTGELVVPRGTTAVVFGPEAGAVPTVQEWARWAASIPHTIVTGIGARVERAIA; encoded by the coding sequence ATGACGACCGCGCTCACGACTGCGCACCTCACGCTCTCGCGCATGCACGCACCGACCCTGCGCACGCTGCCCGACGCGATCGCGGCGAACGTCGAGCGGATGCGGTCGGCCACCGACGCCCGCATCATGGCGGTCGTCAAAGCCGACGGTTACGGCCTCGGCGCCGTCACCGTCGCTCTCGCCGCGATCGGCGCCGGGGCCGCGTGGCTGGGCGTGACCGATGCGGGGGATGCCGCAGAGCTGCGCGATGCGGGCATCGAGGTGCCGATCCTCGCGTGGCTGAACCCGGCGGGGGTCGACGTCGCGCAGGTCGTCGCGGATCGCGTCGACGTCGCGGTCGGCTCCGTCGACGAGCTGCGGCAGCTGATCACCGATGCGTCGTCGCTGCCCGGTGGACGCGTGCGGGTGCATCTGCACATGGACACGGGGATGTCGCGGGGTGGGGTGCCGCTGCAGGACTGGGCCGAGCTGCTGCGGGTCGCTCGCTCGGGCCGCGACCGCATCGAGGTGGTCGGGGTCATGGGGCATCTGCCAGACGCCGACGCTGCTGACCCTGCGATGAACGCCCCGGCTGTGCTGCGGATGAGACACGCACGGGATGCCGTGCTGCGCGCCGGGTTCGGCCCGCTGATCGTGCACCTCGCGGCGACGTCCGGCACGCTGACCGACCAGGCGACGCACTTCGACATGGTTCGCGTCGGCGCCGGGCTGGTCGGCATCGACCCATCGGAGACCGTGTCGCTGCAGGGGGCCGCGCGGCTGACGGCGTCGGTCGTGCACAGCAGCGTCGTGCCTGCGGGCACTCCGATCGGGTACGGCGGCGCGTACGTGACCGAGCGTACGACCCGCCTGAGCGTGATCGGCGTCGGGTACGCCGACGGCATCCCGCGGGAACTCGCGCCGGGCGCAGCCGTCGCGATCGACGGCATCCGCTGCCCGATCGTCGGGCGGGTCTCGATGGACCAGATCGTCGTCGATACGGGTGAGCTGGTCGTGCCCCGGGGTACGACCGCCGTCGTGTTCGGACCCGAGGCGGGCGCGGTGCCGACCGTGCAGGAGTGGGCGAGATGGGCGGCGAGCATCCCGCACACGATCGTCACGGGCATCGGAGCACGGGTCGAGAGGGCGATCGCGTGA
- a CDS encoding DEAD/DEAH box helicase: MPAILDHTTLTDGSDADAVYTAFVEWAESTGISLYPAQDEAVIEIVSGNNLILSTPTGTGKSLVAVGAHFVALVEGRRSFYTAPIKALVSEKFFSLIDVFGASNVGMITGDSSVNPDAPIICCTAEILANLALRQGTDAAVHQVVMDEFHFYADPDRGWAWQVPLLELPQAQFILMSATLGDVSQLSSDLTRRTGRDTASVTGVERPVPLHYFYETTPIHETIDDLLGTGQAPIYVVHFSQAAAMERAQALSSTKVATREQRDEIAALIGGFRFTTAFGKTLSRFLRAGIGVHHAGMLPKYRRLVEQLAQRGLLRVICGTDTLGVGINVPIRTVLLTALTKFDGTRMRQLSAREFHQIAGRAGRAGFDTAGTVVAQAPEHESDNIAAIKKAGDDPKKKRKIIRKKAPDGFVSWGEPSFRKLIDAEPETLTSHMQITSAMMLNVIGRGGDVFGNMRALVYDNHEPRKRQRELALRAIGIYRTLLESGVVEQTDDGEIRLTVDLQPNFALNQPLSPFALAAFELLDRDPAAGTGTGSYALDMISIVESTLDDPRAILGQQEFLARGEAVAAMKREGIEYDERMELLEEITYPKPLDELLTAAFETFSAAQPWIRDFELHPKSVVRDMYERAMSFGEYVAYYKIARSEGVVLRYLSDAYRAASQTIPEEAKDEDLRDLIEWLGELVRQVDSSLLDEWEELVNGVLHGPDDEPIVPPAPKRLTSNTRAFRTLVRNELFRRVQLAAREDVSALAELDPSFGADAWSDALDGYFADHDEFLTGANARSAQLLLITEGATEWTVRQILDDPAGDHDWGISATVDLAASDEEGAAVLTVTGVDRL, encoded by the coding sequence ATGCCTGCGATCCTCGACCACACGACGCTGACCGACGGATCCGATGCGGATGCCGTGTACACGGCGTTCGTCGAATGGGCGGAGTCGACCGGCATCAGCCTCTACCCCGCGCAGGACGAGGCGGTCATCGAGATCGTCTCGGGCAACAACCTGATCCTGTCGACGCCCACCGGCACCGGCAAGTCGCTCGTCGCGGTGGGCGCGCACTTCGTCGCGCTCGTCGAGGGTCGTCGCTCGTTCTACACGGCACCGATCAAGGCGCTGGTCAGCGAGAAGTTCTTCAGCCTCATCGACGTGTTCGGCGCCTCGAACGTCGGAATGATCACGGGCGACTCCTCGGTCAACCCCGATGCGCCGATCATCTGCTGCACCGCCGAGATCCTCGCGAACCTCGCCCTTCGTCAGGGCACGGATGCCGCGGTGCACCAGGTCGTCATGGACGAATTCCACTTCTACGCCGACCCCGACCGCGGGTGGGCATGGCAGGTACCGCTGCTCGAGCTGCCGCAGGCACAGTTCATCCTCATGTCGGCGACCCTCGGCGATGTGTCGCAGCTGTCGAGCGACCTCACCCGCCGGACCGGCCGCGACACGGCATCCGTCACGGGTGTCGAGCGCCCCGTGCCTCTGCACTACTTCTACGAGACGACGCCTATTCACGAGACGATCGACGACCTGCTGGGCACCGGCCAGGCCCCGATCTACGTCGTGCACTTCTCGCAGGCCGCCGCGATGGAGCGGGCGCAGGCGCTGTCGAGCACCAAGGTAGCCACGCGCGAGCAGCGCGACGAGATCGCGGCACTGATCGGCGGATTCCGCTTCACCACCGCCTTCGGCAAGACCCTCTCGCGGTTCCTGCGTGCGGGCATCGGCGTTCACCACGCCGGGATGCTGCCGAAGTACCGACGACTTGTCGAGCAGCTCGCCCAGCGCGGCCTGCTGCGCGTGATCTGCGGCACCGACACTCTCGGCGTCGGCATCAACGTGCCCATCCGCACGGTGCTGCTCACGGCTCTGACCAAGTTCGACGGCACCCGGATGCGGCAGCTCAGCGCGCGCGAGTTCCACCAGATCGCGGGACGAGCGGGCCGCGCCGGCTTCGACACCGCCGGAACTGTGGTCGCGCAGGCACCGGAGCACGAGAGCGACAACATCGCGGCGATCAAGAAGGCCGGCGACGACCCGAAGAAGAAGCGCAAGATCATCCGCAAGAAGGCACCCGACGGGTTCGTGTCGTGGGGCGAGCCGTCGTTCCGCAAGCTGATCGACGCCGAGCCCGAGACCCTGACCTCGCACATGCAGATCACGAGCGCCATGATGCTCAACGTGATCGGTCGCGGCGGAGACGTCTTCGGCAATATGCGCGCCCTGGTATATGACAACCACGAGCCCCGCAAGAGGCAGCGCGAGCTGGCGCTGCGCGCGATCGGCATCTACCGCACCCTGCTCGAGTCCGGCGTCGTCGAGCAGACGGATGACGGTGAGATCCGCCTCACGGTCGACCTGCAGCCGAACTTCGCCCTGAATCAGCCGCTGTCGCCGTTCGCCCTCGCGGCGTTCGAGCTGCTCGACCGCGATCCGGCCGCCGGCACGGGCACAGGTTCCTATGCGCTCGACATGATCTCGATCGTCGAGTCGACGCTCGACGACCCGCGGGCCATCCTCGGGCAGCAGGAGTTCCTCGCCCGCGGCGAGGCCGTCGCCGCGATGAAGCGCGAGGGCATCGAATACGACGAGCGCATGGAGCTGCTCGAGGAGATCACCTACCCGAAGCCCCTCGATGAGCTGCTCACGGCCGCGTTCGAGACCTTCAGCGCCGCGCAGCCGTGGATCCGCGACTTCGAACTGCATCCGAAGTCGGTCGTGCGCGACATGTACGAACGGGCCATGTCGTTCGGGGAATATGTCGCGTACTACAAGATCGCGCGCTCCGAGGGCGTGGTGCTGCGATACCTGTCGGATGCGTATCGGGCGGCGTCGCAGACCATTCCCGAAGAGGCGAAGGACGAAGACCTGCGCGACCTCATCGAGTGGCTCGGCGAACTCGTGCGCCAGGTCGACTCGAGCCTGCTCGACGAGTGGGAGGAGCTGGTCAACGGCGTGCTGCACGGACCGGACGACGAGCCCATCGTGCCACCTGCTCCGAAGCGCCTGACATCGAACACCCGCGCTTTCCGCACCCTCGTGCGCAATGAGCTGTTCCGCCGGGTGCAGCTCGCGGCCCGTGAAGACGTCTCGGCGCTCGCAGAGCTCGACCCGTCATTCGGTGCCGATGCCTGGTCAGATGCACTCGACGGCTACTTCGCCGACCATGATGAGTTCCTCACCGGGGCGAACGCGCGCAGCGCACAGTTGCTGCTCATAACCGAAGGCGCGACCGAGTGGACCGTCCGTCAGATCCTCGACGATCCGGCCGGTGACCACGACTGGGGCATCTCCGCCACCGTCGACCTCGCCGCCTCCGACGAGGAGGGCGCCGCCGTGCTCACGGTGACGGGCGTCGATCGGCTCTGA
- a CDS encoding SDR family NAD(P)-dependent oxidoreductase, protein MTDAPSDAAPDLGPGIDPEDLATTLRVLSELHQIDNEHPDFVAVRHATAAMFKAVKRVRRKEIRDAIADADRAVVARTATGAPDRIDDETRGHDLATSVVDAPIAGELLKPRNCYICKQPYTLVDAFYHQLCPDCARFSHGKRNARTDLTGKRALLTGGRAKIGMHIALRLLRDGAHTTITTRFPRDAVRRFSALPDSGDWLHRLRVVGIDLRDPAQVIGLADSVAAQGPLDILINNAAQTVRRSPGSYSLLADAELQPLPDGPLPEMETFGHTVDPHPQALQASVDSHPLLSVAALGGTVAEQGGQALTAEDLARLAMAPGSSSLEKHADGTAIDAGGLVPDVNTSNSWVQSIDQVDPLEMLEVQLANTTAPFLLISRLRASMAASSANRKYVVNVSAMEGQFSRRYKGPGHPHTNMAKAALNMLTRTSAGEMLETDGILMTAVDTGWITDERPHYTKVRLAEEGFHAPLDLVDGAARVYDPIVRGEAGEDIHGVFLKDYEPSPW, encoded by the coding sequence ATGACCGATGCTCCCTCCGACGCTGCACCCGACCTCGGACCCGGCATCGACCCCGAAGACCTCGCCACCACGCTGCGGGTGCTCTCGGAACTGCACCAGATCGACAACGAGCACCCCGACTTCGTGGCCGTGCGCCATGCGACCGCCGCGATGTTCAAGGCCGTCAAGCGCGTGCGTCGCAAAGAGATCCGCGATGCGATCGCCGACGCCGACAGGGCCGTCGTCGCCCGCACCGCCACCGGCGCCCCCGACCGCATCGACGACGAGACCCGCGGCCACGATCTGGCGACCAGCGTCGTCGACGCCCCGATCGCCGGCGAACTGCTCAAGCCCCGCAACTGCTACATCTGCAAGCAGCCGTACACGCTGGTCGACGCGTTCTATCACCAGCTCTGCCCCGACTGCGCGCGCTTCAGCCACGGCAAGCGCAACGCTCGCACCGACCTCACCGGCAAGCGTGCGCTGCTCACCGGCGGCCGCGCCAAGATCGGCATGCACATCGCACTGCGGCTGCTGCGCGACGGCGCGCACACCACGATCACGACGCGATTCCCTCGCGACGCGGTTCGGCGCTTCTCGGCGCTGCCCGACTCGGGTGACTGGCTGCACCGCCTGCGCGTGGTCGGCATCGACCTGCGCGACCCCGCCCAGGTGATCGGTCTCGCCGACTCGGTCGCGGCTCAGGGGCCGCTAGACATCCTGATCAACAACGCCGCGCAGACTGTTCGCCGCTCGCCGGGCTCCTACTCACTACTGGCGGATGCCGAGCTGCAGCCGCTTCCCGACGGTCCGCTGCCTGAAATGGAGACGTTCGGTCACACCGTCGACCCGCATCCGCAGGCGCTGCAGGCATCGGTCGACTCGCATCCGCTGCTGTCTGTCGCGGCCCTCGGCGGCACCGTCGCCGAGCAGGGAGGCCAGGCGCTGACCGCCGAAGACCTCGCACGGCTCGCCATGGCCCCCGGGTCGTCGTCGCTCGAGAAGCACGCCGACGGCACCGCGATCGACGCCGGCGGTCTCGTGCCCGACGTGAACACCTCGAACAGCTGGGTGCAGTCGATCGACCAGGTCGATCCGCTCGAGATGCTCGAGGTGCAGCTCGCCAACACGACCGCGCCGTTCCTGTTGATCAGTCGTCTGCGCGCCTCGATGGCCGCATCGTCGGCGAACCGCAAGTACGTGGTCAACGTCTCGGCCATGGAGGGGCAGTTCTCGCGCCGCTACAAGGGCCCCGGACACCCGCACACCAACATGGCGAAGGCCGCTCTCAACATGCTCACGCGCACCAGCGCCGGCGAGATGCTCGAGACCGACGGCATCCTGATGACCGCCGTCGACACCGGCTGGATCACCGACGAGCGCCCGCACTACACGAAGGTGCGTCTGGCCGAGGAGGGCTTCCACGCACCGCTCGACCTCGTCGACGGAGCCGCCCGCGTCTACGACCCGATCGTGCGCGGCGAGGCCGGCGAAGACATCCACGGCGTCTTCCTGAAGGACTACGAGCCCAGCCCCTGGTGA
- a CDS encoding sensor histidine kinase — protein MSARWKLTLSYAGVVVVSGIGLLAAVALYLLRYVPDVNISNDFFVPNRSDLIRAFIPAAIVMMLVLLAIGLGGGWIIAGRMLAPLDRIGKAAQLAAQGSLSHRVALEGPRDEFRDLADVFDSMLEQLEAHLAEQQRFAANASHELRTPLAISQTMLEVASNDPDRDVDALIDRLYEVNARAIELTEALLMLSRAERRTFTREPVDLSLLAEESAETLLPLAERRDVTIDVGGDTANVLGSPALLQQLITNLVHNAIVHNRPVDGTVVVRMHTLPHAVALVVENTGDVLPAHLVATLAEPFQRGADRTRSVGRARGVGSTSAVRGARAGEPGRDDGPADGDDHVGVGLGLAIVQRIAQAHDGSLVLTAVEGGGLNVTVWLPHPFPGPLA, from the coding sequence ATGAGCGCCCGCTGGAAGCTCACCCTGAGCTATGCGGGCGTCGTCGTGGTGTCGGGCATCGGGCTGCTCGCGGCCGTCGCCCTCTACCTGCTGCGGTACGTGCCAGATGTGAACATCAGCAACGACTTCTTCGTGCCGAACCGCTCTGATCTGATCCGCGCCTTCATCCCGGCCGCCATCGTGATGATGCTCGTGCTGCTCGCGATCGGGCTGGGCGGCGGCTGGATCATCGCCGGTCGGATGCTGGCTCCCCTCGACCGCATCGGGAAAGCCGCGCAGCTCGCGGCTCAGGGGTCGCTCTCGCACCGCGTCGCGCTCGAGGGCCCGCGCGACGAGTTCCGTGACCTCGCCGACGTGTTCGACTCGATGCTCGAGCAGCTCGAGGCGCACCTCGCCGAACAGCAGCGGTTCGCGGCCAACGCCTCGCACGAGCTGCGCACACCGCTGGCGATCTCGCAGACGATGCTCGAGGTCGCGAGCAACGACCCCGATCGCGACGTCGACGCGCTGATCGACCGGTTGTACGAGGTGAACGCCCGCGCGATCGAGCTGACCGAGGCGCTACTGATGCTCAGCCGCGCCGAGCGCCGCACGTTCACTCGCGAGCCGGTCGACCTCTCGCTGCTGGCCGAGGAATCAGCCGAGACACTGCTTCCGCTCGCCGAGCGTCGCGACGTGACGATCGACGTCGGCGGCGACACCGCGAACGTGCTCGGTTCGCCGGCCCTGCTGCAGCAGCTCATCACCAACCTCGTGCACAACGCGATCGTGCACAATCGCCCCGTCGACGGCACCGTCGTCGTGCGCATGCACACGCTGCCGCATGCCGTGGCGCTCGTGGTCGAGAACACCGGAGACGTACTGCCCGCCCATCTTGTGGCGACGCTCGCCGAGCCCTTCCAGCGGGGCGCCGACCGCACCCGCAGCGTGGGGAGAGCTCGAGGTGTCGGGAGTACTAGTGCTGTGAGGGGTGCTCGCGCTGGCGAACCTGGGCGCGATGACGGGCCCGCGGATGGCGACGATCACGTGGGTGTCGGCCTCGGCCTCGCGATCGTGCAGCGCATCGCGCAGGCGCACGACGGCTCGCTCGTGCTCACGGCTGTCGAGGGCGGCGGGTTGAACGTGACGGTGTGGCTGCCGCATCCGTTCCCCGGGCCGCTCGCCTGA